The Microbacterium sp. SORGH_AS_0428 genome contains the following window.
GGCACCGGTCCCTTCACGCTCGAACGCTGGACGCGTGGCGACAACATCACATTCGCGCGCAATCCCGCCTATTGGGGCACGCCCGCCAAGGCGGCGGAGGTCGTCTTCGACTACATCCCCGACAACCAGGCCGCGCTCAACGCCGCGCTGGCAGGCGAGGTCGACGTGGTGACGGGCTTCGACGCGAACCTGAAGACGCAGATCGAGGCGAACGGCGACTTCTCGCTCGTCGTCGGCGACTCCACCGACAAGGGCACCCTCGCCTTCAACCAGACCTCGGGCCCGCTCGCGGACAAGCGCGTGCGTCAGGCCATCCGCCAGGCGATCGACCACGATGCCTTCGTGGAGGCGCTGGGCGCGGGCAAGACGATGTACGGCCCGATCCCGTCCCTGGACCCAGGCTACGAAGACCTCTCGGAGGTCGCCCCGTACGATCCTGACGCCGCGAAGAAGCTCCTCGCGGATGCCGGTGCCGCCGACACGACGCTGACGCTCACCATCCCGTCGTTCTATCCGCCGACGATCTCGCAGCTTCTCGTCTCGGATCTGAACGCCGTCGGGATCACCCTCAAAGTGGACTCGGTGGACTTCCCGACCTGGCTCACGAACGTGTACACGAACCACGACTACGAGCTGAGCTTCGTGCTGCACACGGAGGCGCGCGACTTCATCAACTGGACGAACCCGGAGTACTACTTCACCTACGACAACCCGCAGGTGACCCAGCTGTACACGCAGGCGCGTGCGGCCACGACGGATGAGGAGGCGGCGAAGCTCCTCGCGCAGGCGGCCCGGATCGTCTCGGACGACGCGGCCGCGGACTGGCTGTACAACGGAGCCAGCGTCGTCGCGGTCGGCACGAACGTGTCGGGCTTCCCCTCGGTGAACGTCAACGAGCGGCTCAACGTGACCGAGCTCGGCAAGAGCAACGGGTGATCCGATACGCGCTGATGCGACTGGCCCTGCTCGCCGCGGGGCTGGTCGTCGCCAGCGTGATCATCTTCTTCACCCTGCGCATCCTGCCGGGCGACGTCGCGCAGCTGATCGGCGGCACGAACTCCACACCGGAGCAGATCGCCGCCATCCGTGATCGGCTGAATCTGGATGCTCCTCTCGCCGCGCAGTACCTCGACTGGGTCGGCGGGGTGCTGCGCGGCGATCTCGGCGCCTCGCTGCTGACCGGAACCCCGGTCGCCGCCGAACTCGCCCAGAAGGCGCAGATCACCCTTCCGCTCGGCGCGCTCTCGCTGATCATCGCCCTGCTGTTCGCCGGCCCCCTCGGTGTCGTGTCCGCGCTGCGGCGTTCCCGGCTGGGCGGCACCGTCATCGGCGTGGGCGCGCAGACGCTCGCGGCGGTTCCGGTCGTGTGGGCCGGCATGATGCTCGTGATCGTGTTCGCCGTCTGGTGGGGCGTGCTCCCGGCACAGGGCTTTCCCCGCGACGGTTGGAGCGATCCGGGGGCGGCGCTTCGGTCGCTCGTGCTGCCGGCGTTGACGATCGGCATCGTGGAGGGCGCCATGCTGTTGCGATTCGTGCGCAGCGCCACGCTACAGGCCATGGGACAGGACTACGTGCGCACCGCCGCCTCGCAGGGACTCACGCGCACGCGTGCGCTCATCCGGCACGGGTTGCCGGGCGTCGGCCTGTCGGTGGTGACGGTGCTGGGGCTGCAGGTCGCCGGCATCATCGTGGGCGCCGTGGTCATCGAGCAGCTGTTCTCGCTGCCCGGCATCGGACGGATGCTCGTGCGTGATGTGTCGGCGCGCGACCTGCCCATGGTGCAGGGCGAGCTCCTCGCTCTCACGGCGTTCGTGCTGCTGGTCGGCTTCGTCGTCGACCTCGTGCACCGTCTGATCGACCCGCGTCAGAGGGAGTCGGGGGCATGAGCGGGTCGCGCGTTCCGTGGTGGCGCCGGTTGCTGTCGGAGCCGGCCGGTGTCACCGGCGTGGTCATCGTCCTCGCACTGCTGACGGTCGCCGCCCTCGCGACGTTCTGGACCCCGTACGACCCCCAGGCCGCGGATGTGGCGGGCCGCTGGGCCGGGCCGAGCCCCGCCCATCTGCTGGGCACCGACGCCACCGGCCGCGACATCCTGAGCATCCTCATGGCGGGCTCGCGCACCACCGTCGTGGTAGCCGTCGGCGCGGGTGTCATCGCGACGATCGTGGGGCTCTCACTGGCCGCTCTCGGCGCCCTCACCCACCGCTGGGTGCGGGAGTCGGTCGCAGTCCTCGTCGACATGCTCGTCGCCTTCCCGGTGCTGCTGATCGCGATGATGATCTCGGCGGTGTGGGGCGGCTCCCTCGCCGTCGTCGTGTGGTCCGTGGGGATCGGTTTCGGTGTCAACATCGCCAGGGTGAGCCGGCCCGAGCTGCGTCGTGTGCTGCACAGCGACTTCGTCCTGGCGGCGCGCGCATCGGGGCTGTCCGGATGGCAGAACCTCACGCGCCACCTGCTGCCCAACGTGGCCCCGGTGTTCATCGTGCAGTTGTCCTGGTCGATGGCCGTCGCGGTGCTCGCCGAGGCGGGACTCAGCTACTTGGGCTTCGGAGCCCCCGTGACGGATCCGTCATGGGGGGTGCTGCTGTCGCAGCTCCAGCAGTACCTCACCGTCTACCCGCTGTCGGTCCTGTGGCCCGGGCTCGCCATCACGGCCACCGTGCTCGGGTTCAACCTGCTGGGCGACGGACTCCGCGACGCCACGGACCCGACTCTTCGCACCCGGAACGGCTCGGCACGCCGGGCACGCACCCACCTGCCGGAGGTCGTCGCATGAGCCTCGAGGTGACCGACCTCGTCATCGACATCGACGGAGTTCGCGTCGTCGACGGGCTCAGCTTCCGGGTGGCCGACGGCGAGCGGCTCGGGATCATCGGCGAGTCCGGATCGGGCAAGTCGCTCACCGCGCTCGCGATCCTCGGACTGCTGCCCGAGGGCGCCACGGCAAGCGGCAGCATCCGGCTGAACGACCGCGAGGTGATCGGCGCCGCCGAGCG
Protein-coding sequences here:
- a CDS encoding ABC transporter substrate-binding protein codes for the protein MHRRTPLALAALVAAAVLSLSACAPSTTPTPTGSPDADSSVVVRLALEPTNLDIRQTSGSALDQILIDNLYQGLVARTPEQEIVPALASDWTVSDDRLTYTFTLREGVTFHDGQPLTPEDVVFSLTQHRDNAGWVDASTLANVTGVTADGQKITLTLSEPDSQLLWNLSGRAGIILKEGDGVDYQTAANGTGPFTLERWTRGDNITFARNPAYWGTPAKAAEVVFDYIPDNQAALNAALAGEVDVVTGFDANLKTQIEANGDFSLVVGDSTDKGTLAFNQTSGPLADKRVRQAIRQAIDHDAFVEALGAGKTMYGPIPSLDPGYEDLSEVAPYDPDAAKKLLADAGAADTTLTLTIPSFYPPTISQLLVSDLNAVGITLKVDSVDFPTWLTNVYTNHDYELSFVLHTEARDFINWTNPEYYFTYDNPQVTQLYTQARAATTDEEAAKLLAQAARIVSDDAAADWLYNGASVVAVGTNVSGFPSVNVNERLNVTELGKSNG
- a CDS encoding ABC transporter permease, which codes for MIRYALMRLALLAAGLVVASVIIFFTLRILPGDVAQLIGGTNSTPEQIAAIRDRLNLDAPLAAQYLDWVGGVLRGDLGASLLTGTPVAAELAQKAQITLPLGALSLIIALLFAGPLGVVSALRRSRLGGTVIGVGAQTLAAVPVVWAGMMLVIVFAVWWGVLPAQGFPRDGWSDPGAALRSLVLPALTIGIVEGAMLLRFVRSATLQAMGQDYVRTAASQGLTRTRALIRHGLPGVGLSVVTVLGLQVAGIIVGAVVIEQLFSLPGIGRMLVRDVSARDLPMVQGELLALTAFVLLVGFVVDLVHRLIDPRQRESGA
- a CDS encoding ABC transporter permease; amino-acid sequence: MSGSRVPWWRRLLSEPAGVTGVVIVLALLTVAALATFWTPYDPQAADVAGRWAGPSPAHLLGTDATGRDILSILMAGSRTTVVVAVGAGVIATIVGLSLAALGALTHRWVRESVAVLVDMLVAFPVLLIAMMISAVWGGSLAVVVWSVGIGFGVNIARVSRPELRRVLHSDFVLAARASGLSGWQNLTRHLLPNVAPVFIVQLSWSMAVAVLAEAGLSYLGFGAPVTDPSWGVLLSQLQQYLTVYPLSVLWPGLAITATVLGFNLLGDGLRDATDPTLRTRNGSARRARTHLPEVVA